One Mycolicibacterium fallax genomic window, GCCCACCGGCGGGGTGCGCATTCCGCGGGGACCGTGCGCGCGCACCTCGACGGGTGTCTATCGTGGCGAGCATGGACTTCGCACCCTCGGACCAGGCCCGCGACTATCAGGACCGTCTCACCGAGTTCATGGTGGACAAGGTGTTTCCCGCCGAGGAGTCCTACGACGCCTACCGGGCCGCGGCAGGCCCGAATGACTTCACCGTGCCGCCGGTGGTCGAGGAACTCAAGGCCGAGGCCCGCCGCCGCGGACTGTGGAACCTGTTCCTGCCGTCGGAGTCGGGTCTGAGCAACCTGGAGTACTCGCCGCTGGCCGAGATCTCCGGCTGGTCCACCGAGATCGCCCCGGAGGCGATGAACTGCGCGGCGCCGGACACCGGGAACATGGAGACCCTGCACCTGTTCGCCACCGAGCAGCAGCGCCGCGATTGGCTGGAGCCGTTGCTGGCCGGGGAGATCCGCAGCGGATTCTCGATGACCGAGCCCGCCGTCGCCTCCAGCGATGCCCGCAATATCGAAACGCTGATCACCCGTGACGGCGACGAGTACGTCATCAACGGCCGCAAGTGGTGGACCTCCGGCGCGAACGACCCGCGCTGCAAGATCCTGATCGTGATGGGCCGCACCAACCCCGATGCCGCCCCGCATCAGCAGCAGTCGATGGTGCTGGTGCCGATCGACACCCCCGGGGTGCAGATCCTGCGCTCCACCAGCGTGTTCGGCTGGCAGGACCAGCACGGCCACGCCGAGATCGTCTACGACAATGTCCGGGTCCCGGTGGCAAACCTGTTGGGCGAGGAGGGATCCGGCTTCTCCATCGCCCAGGCCCGGCTGGGCCCGGGCCGGATCCACCACTGCATGCGCGCCATCGGGGTGGCCGAGCGCGCGCTGGCACTGCTGGT contains:
- a CDS encoding acyl-CoA dehydrogenase family protein — protein: MDFAPSDQARDYQDRLTEFMVDKVFPAEESYDAYRAAAGPNDFTVPPVVEELKAEARRRGLWNLFLPSESGLSNLEYSPLAEISGWSTEIAPEAMNCAAPDTGNMETLHLFATEQQRRDWLEPLLAGEIRSGFSMTEPAVASSDARNIETLITRDGDEYVINGRKWWTSGANDPRCKILIVMGRTNPDAAPHQQQSMVLVPIDTPGVQILRSTSVFGWQDQHGHAEIVYDNVRVPVANLLGEEGSGFSIAQARLGPGRIHHCMRAIGVAERALALLVDRASRRIAFGKPLAEQGMVQQAIALSRNEIDAARLLCERAAWTIDLHGNKAARNQVAQIKAVAPQMACNVIDRAIQVHGAAGVSDDTVLARMYGWQRAMRIFDGPDEVHLRAIARAELGAAKSPLAAAVVAP